A stretch of the Geovibrio thiophilus genome encodes the following:
- a CDS encoding HD-GYP domain-containing protein — MPELLYTPKPEPTAEELVASIFSYIGLIANEHRLDQMLVILADMGRDLVVADRCTVWLIDRRWDILWTKVAHGVDRISIPLGSGIAGKAAENDEEIIINDAYSDPRFDKTVDMQTGYHTRNMIAIPYHDPDGNVIGVFQAINKMTEEGNFTEEDVRRLMLAATYTGKELSTVLMQQEIERTQKEIIFTMAEAGEMRSKETGFHVKRVAEYSYLLAIGCGMSEKEAELLKMASPMHDIGKVAIPDSILLKPGKLTDEEWEVMRSHAVMGYNILRHSERKILKAAATVALTHHEKWNGKGYPNRLAGEDIHIFGRITAIADVFDALGSDRVYKKAWELEKILNLLKEESGQHFDPSLVKVFFDNLDKFIAVRDTYKDMPGEGH, encoded by the coding sequence ATGCCTGAACTGCTGTACACCCCAAAACCCGAACCCACGGCGGAAGAGCTTGTAGCATCCATTTTCAGCTACATCGGTCTTATCGCGAACGAACACAGACTGGATCAGATGCTTGTGATTCTGGCGGATATGGGGCGTGATCTGGTCGTGGCGGACAGGTGCACTGTCTGGCTTATTGACAGGCGCTGGGATATTCTCTGGACAAAGGTTGCCCACGGGGTGGACAGGATAAGCATACCTCTGGGAAGCGGCATAGCGGGTAAAGCCGCTGAGAATGACGAAGAGATCATCATAAACGATGCCTACAGTGACCCGCGTTTCGATAAAACCGTGGACATGCAGACCGGATACCATACAAGAAATATGATCGCCATACCCTACCATGATCCGGACGGAAACGTGATTGGGGTTTTTCAGGCTATAAATAAAATGACCGAAGAGGGCAATTTCACCGAAGAGGATGTGCGCAGGCTTATGCTTGCCGCCACCTACACAGGGAAGGAACTTTCCACAGTGCTTATGCAGCAGGAGATTGAACGCACTCAGAAGGAGATTATCTTCACCATGGCGGAAGCGGGGGAGATGCGCTCAAAGGAGACTGGCTTTCATGTAAAAAGGGTCGCCGAATATTCCTACCTTCTGGCTATAGGCTGCGGCATGAGCGAAAAAGAGGCTGAACTGCTGAAAATGGCATCGCCCATGCACGATATAGGCAAGGTCGCCATACCCGATTCCATCCTGCTGAAACCCGGCAAGCTCACTGATGAGGAGTGGGAGGTTATGCGCAGTCATGCCGTAATGGGCTACAACATACTCAGGCATTCGGAAAGGAAGATCCTAAAGGCGGCAGCCACGGTTGCCCTGACACACCATGAAAAATGGAACGGAAAGGGCTACCCTAACAGGCTCGCAGGAGAGGACATACATATATTCGGACGCATAACCGCCATAGCCGATGTTTTCGATGCTCTGGGAAGCGACAGGGTGTACAAGAAGGCTTGGGAGCTTGAGAAGATCCTGAATCTTTTAAAGGAGGAGAGCGGACAGCATTTTGATCCGTCTCTGGTTAAAGTATTTTTTGATAATCTTGATAAATTTATCGCAGTAAGAGACACCTATAAGGATATGCCCGGCGAGGGGCACTGA
- a CDS encoding phosphoribosylanthranilate isomerase: MFVKVCGLKTFEQIDKAVELGYDAVGFVMHKPSKRYVNAEEAAGLIKHAQGRIKTFVVGVTFDEVKEAAHLADYVQVSEAVSLPNLAYASDRDERDVKCALFVYDASRGSGVYKGFPEWLSAYRDKLLISGGLSPENAAGSVRAVRPFGADVSSGVEKDGVKDYELMKKFINAVRGADI, from the coding sequence ATGTTTGTAAAAGTTTGCGGTTTAAAAACATTTGAGCAGATAGATAAAGCGGTTGAGCTTGGTTACGATGCCGTGGGCTTCGTGATGCACAAACCAAGCAAAAGATATGTGAACGCAGAAGAGGCAGCAGGACTGATAAAACACGCTCAAGGAAGGATAAAGACGTTCGTTGTCGGTGTGACCTTTGATGAGGTGAAAGAAGCTGCGCATCTGGCGGATTATGTGCAGGTGTCCGAGGCTGTGAGCCTGCCGAATCTTGCTTATGCTTCGGACAGAGATGAGCGGGATGTGAAATGCGCCCTGTTCGTTTATGACGCAAGCAGAGGCTCAGGGGTTTACAAGGGTTTTCCCGAATGGCTCAGCGCATACAGAGATAAGCTGCTTATCTCCGGCGGACTGAGCCCTGAAAACGCTGCGGGCTCGGTGAGGGCGGTGCGCCCCTTCGGTGCGGATGTTTCCTCCGGAGTGGAGAAAGACGGCGTAAAAGATTATGAGCTGATGAAAAAATTTATAAACGCAGTAAGAGGAGCGGATATATGA
- a CDS encoding anthranilate synthase component I family protein, translating into MIYPELSVFKDIAEGKADGVKYDRATVYREIAGDTLTPIALLRNFSNEKNVFLLESANLDKTFSRFSFFGRKPKRVITFKGGTITEEKGGKKSTFMMNPMDYLGQEFFRSKGYNDGRFGDFAGGFVGYFGYESANYMGTLRELLPEPSDQNLIGFFEVDEFYVFDNRMARIYAGCSVSLQNGVEEAYAKAVKRTEAMAGELHGLNFDSHDSGMAEPVKEFEQPEYMELVEKLRSEIIEGEAIQVVLSNRFEIKAKVNPVSFYRALRNVNPSPYMFYLKFGRDVLCGSSPEIHLKVVGKQAILKPIAGTYPIGEDIEGIKKALLNDPKEISEHLMLLDLARNDLYAGCEPETVQVDECFQAEVYSHVVHIVSSVSGRLKEDFSPLNAFMKTFPAGTVSGAPKVRAMELISKYESTPRGFYAGCVGYFGYSGNLDTCITIRSAMVKPDKMILRAGAGIVYDSKPENEFKEVNNKLNAMFAACERLKNLEDSNVFAR; encoded by the coding sequence ATGATCTATCCCGAACTCAGCGTGTTCAAGGACATAGCGGAAGGCAAGGCGGACGGAGTAAAGTATGACCGGGCTACGGTTTACAGGGAGATAGCCGGAGACACTCTTACGCCTATCGCTCTCCTGCGCAATTTTTCAAACGAGAAAAACGTGTTTCTTCTGGAGAGTGCGAACCTTGACAAGACCTTCTCAAGGTTCTCCTTTTTCGGACGTAAACCGAAAAGGGTAATAACCTTCAAGGGCGGAACCATCACCGAGGAGAAGGGCGGCAAGAAGAGCACCTTCATGATGAACCCCATGGATTATCTGGGGCAGGAGTTTTTCAGGAGCAAAGGCTACAACGACGGACGCTTCGGAGATTTTGCAGGCGGATTCGTGGGCTATTTCGGCTATGAATCCGCAAATTATATGGGCACACTCCGTGAGCTTCTGCCTGAGCCTTCCGACCAGAATCTCATAGGCTTCTTTGAGGTGGATGAGTTTTATGTGTTTGACAACCGTATGGCAAGGATCTACGCAGGATGCTCCGTTTCCTTGCAGAACGGGGTGGAAGAGGCATACGCCAAAGCGGTAAAACGTACTGAGGCAATGGCGGGCGAGCTCCACGGGCTTAACTTCGATTCCCATGATTCAGGCATGGCAGAGCCTGTGAAGGAGTTCGAGCAGCCTGAATATATGGAGCTTGTGGAAAAGCTCAGGAGCGAGATAATCGAAGGCGAGGCTATTCAGGTTGTTCTCTCCAACAGGTTCGAGATTAAGGCTAAGGTGAACCCCGTGAGCTTCTACAGGGCGCTGCGCAACGTAAATCCTTCTCCTTATATGTTTTATCTCAAGTTCGGAAGGGATGTTCTCTGCGGTTCATCTCCTGAAATCCATCTGAAGGTTGTGGGCAAACAGGCTATTCTTAAACCCATCGCCGGAACCTATCCCATAGGTGAGGACATAGAGGGAATCAAGAAAGCCCTGCTGAACGACCCCAAGGAAATTTCAGAGCACCTTATGCTCCTTGACCTTGCCAGAAACGACCTCTACGCAGGCTGCGAACCGGAAACTGTGCAGGTTGACGAATGCTTTCAAGCTGAGGTTTACTCCCATGTAGTTCACATAGTCTCATCTGTTTCCGGAAGGCTTAAGGAGGATTTTTCACCACTGAACGCATTCATGAAAACCTTTCCCGCAGGCACAGTGAGCGGCGCGCCGAAGGTTAGGGCTATGGAGCTTATCAGCAAATACGAAAGCACACCGAGAGGCTTTTACGCCGGATGTGTGGGGTATTTCGGCTACAGCGGCAACCTTGACACCTGCATAACTATAAGGAGCGCAATGGTTAAGCCGGATAAAATGATACTCCGTGCCGGTGCGGGCATAGTGTACGACAGCAAGCCCGAAAATGAGTTTAAAGAAGTAAACAACAAGCTCAATGCTATGTTCGCCGCATGCGAAAGACTGAAAAATCTGGAGGACAGCAATGTTTTTGCTCGTTGA
- a CDS encoding c-type cytochrome, producing the protein MKSLKSFIIFLIAVVFVCILITMNAKAADGEKVFTAKCVSCHSLELALKKQYDQKKWASTIDRMKGFGLKITGNEASAVAEFLASKEKK; encoded by the coding sequence ATGAAATCCTTAAAATCTTTTATTATCTTTCTTATAGCTGTAGTTTTTGTCTGTATACTGATAACAATGAATGCGAAAGCGGCAGACGGTGAAAAGGTTTTCACCGCAAAATGCGTCAGCTGCCACAGCCTTGAGCTTGCTCTGAAAAAACAGTACGATCAAAAGAAGTGGGCTTCCACCATAGACAGAATGAAAGGCTTCGGACTCAAGATTACTGGAAACGAAGCCTCAGCCGTGGCGGAATTTCTCGCCTCAAAGGAGAAAAAATAG
- a CDS encoding MFS transporter: MRFYHTLIMVYATVMTFSALYAPQPLQPILMSEFGVSKEQAALLTTVTMIPLGIAPIVYGYMLESFSSKKLFLIGIGSLALLQLAFFFTDNFNLLIVIRFFVGMAIPAVLTSVMTYISTVTKRETVQRQMAYYISSTILGGFAGRFFSGLIASYFGWRWTFLILAFSLSFAFLLIRSLHEAEIQVSKFSVRSVLDVLKKRQFATIYLLIFATFFTFAAMLNFIPFRVREISAGSSSFTIGVMYMGYIMGIVMSLNALRIIKIFGGEMNTVFSALVFYAFTLFLFTYPSLYVMFFGMFLFCCGMFLAHSVASGYVNKIADDKKGITNGLYVSFYYAGGTFGSFVPGFVYSGFGWNFFLLFIGSVLSVSVAAAWFIQDRRRIYS, translated from the coding sequence GTGCGTTTCTATCATACGCTGATCATGGTTTACGCTACGGTCATGACATTCTCCGCCCTTTACGCTCCCCAGCCGCTCCAGCCCATATTAATGAGCGAATTCGGCGTAAGCAAGGAGCAGGCGGCGCTGCTCACCACTGTGACGATGATTCCTCTGGGTATAGCACCAATAGTTTACGGCTACATGCTGGAATCCTTCTCATCCAAAAAACTTTTTCTCATCGGAATAGGTTCTCTTGCTCTTCTTCAGCTTGCGTTCTTTTTCACAGATAATTTTAACCTGCTTATAGTTATACGCTTCTTTGTGGGGATGGCTATTCCTGCGGTGCTGACATCCGTAATGACTTATATCTCCACCGTAACCAAACGGGAAACCGTACAGCGGCAGATGGCTTATTATATATCCTCAACTATTCTGGGCGGCTTTGCCGGAAGGTTTTTTTCGGGGCTCATCGCCTCATATTTCGGATGGCGGTGGACATTTCTCATACTTGCATTCAGCCTTTCGTTTGCGTTTCTGCTGATCCGCAGCCTGCACGAGGCGGAGATTCAGGTATCGAAATTCAGTGTGCGCTCTGTTCTGGATGTGCTTAAGAAGAGGCAGTTCGCTACAATATATCTGCTTATTTTCGCCACGTTTTTCACATTCGCAGCGATGCTTAACTTCATTCCGTTCAGGGTGAGGGAGATAAGCGCGGGGTCTTCATCATTCACAATAGGCGTTATGTACATGGGTTATATCATGGGCATAGTTATGTCGCTGAATGCGCTGCGGATTATAAAGATTTTCGGCGGCGAGATGAACACTGTCTTCTCTGCTTTGGTATTTTACGCTTTCACGCTGTTCCTGTTCACTTATCCGAGCCTGTATGTGATGTTCTTCGGTATGTTCCTTTTCTGCTGCGGCATGTTTCTGGCGCACTCGGTGGCGTCCGGCTATGTTAATAAAATTGCCGATGATAAAAAGGGGATAACCAACGGACTGTATGTATCCTTCTACTATGCGGGCGGAACATTCGGCTCCTTTGTGCCGGGGTTTGTGTACAGCGGCTTCGGGTGGAACTTCTTTCTGCTGTTCATAGGCTCTGTTCTGTCGGTTTCGGTGGCTGCCGCATGGTTTATTCAGGACAGACGCAGAATTTATTCTTGA
- a CDS encoding flavin reductase family protein, with the protein MKHFDIIKPEELSDNPFRLIGKDWTLITAGTIDAYNTMTASWGGLGILWNKPAATVYVRPTRHTYEFMEKHGEFTLSFFSEEYRSALNFCGSKSGRDYDKALETGLSPMAFGSSVAFEQARLVLLCKKIYFQDMDSRNFLDDGAEKFYPAKDYHRIYIGEVLKIFKE; encoded by the coding sequence ATGAAGCATTTTGACATAATTAAGCCTGAGGAACTCAGCGATAACCCCTTCAGGCTGATCGGCAAGGACTGGACGCTGATCACGGCGGGCACAATCGACGCATACAACACCATGACCGCGAGCTGGGGCGGTCTCGGGATCCTCTGGAACAAGCCCGCCGCCACTGTTTATGTGCGCCCCACAAGACACACATACGAATTTATGGAAAAACACGGGGAGTTCACTCTTTCCTTTTTCAGTGAGGAGTACCGTTCCGCTCTGAACTTCTGCGGCTCAAAATCCGGCAGGGATTACGACAAGGCTCTTGAGACGGGGCTCAGCCCAATGGCTTTCGGTTCCTCCGTGGCGTTTGAGCAGGCAAGACTGGTGCTTCTCTGCAAAAAGATATATTTTCAGGATATGGACAGCCGCAATTTTCTGGATGACGGAGCAGAAAAATTTTATCCTGCTAAGGATTATCACCGAATCTATATAGGAGAAGTATTGAAGATATTCAAGGAGTAG
- a CDS encoding DUF1461 domain-containing protein, whose translation MKRKTAGILLNILFGICLFYTSAFFSWTAMSKFDFGYSAMYSMLDIDGMVRKYAPKNADSEKKLFVLTDREEHERLFGEISGSVNNAGEGLERIEFRPMMTDQSYKLLTTPEIQHLMDVSDVVFWFKISSYFFIVASLFCIIAMTNQKIRPARPLVAVPVTLGVLCLGGVLIYVFGAKEVFYFLHEVIFKEHQWFFYYEESLMTVLMHAPDIFGYIALMLVISAFVFYTALMFIAGFLFSLNRGIN comes from the coding sequence ATGAAAAGAAAAACAGCAGGAATCCTGCTTAATATACTATTCGGCATCTGCCTTTTTTACACCTCCGCCTTTTTCTCATGGACGGCTATGTCAAAATTCGATTTCGGCTATTCCGCAATGTACAGCATGCTGGACATTGACGGCATGGTGAGGAAATATGCGCCGAAAAACGCCGACAGTGAGAAGAAGCTGTTTGTTCTCACCGACAGAGAGGAGCATGAGCGGCTTTTCGGGGAGATAAGCGGCTCCGTAAACAACGCTGGTGAAGGGCTTGAGAGAATTGAGTTTAGACCCATGATGACGGATCAGTCATACAAGCTTCTCACAACGCCGGAGATTCAGCATCTTATGGATGTTTCGGATGTGGTGTTCTGGTTTAAGATAAGCTCATATTTTTTCATAGTCGCCTCTCTCTTCTGCATTATCGCCATGACAAACCAGAAGATCCGCCCCGCAAGACCGCTTGTAGCCGTGCCTGTGACATTGGGTGTTCTCTGCCTTGGCGGGGTGCTGATTTATGTTTTCGGCGCAAAAGAGGTCTTCTACTTTCTTCACGAAGTGATTTTTAAGGAACATCAGTGGTTCTTCTATTATGAGGAATCACTTATGACCGTTCTTATGCACGCTCCGGATATTTTCGGCTATATTGCCTTAATGCTTGTTATATCTGCATTTGTTTTTTATACTGCCCTTATGTTCATAGCAGGCTTTCTTTTCAGCCTTAACAGAGGGATAAACTAG
- a CDS encoding anthranilate synthase component II, whose protein sequence is MFLLVDNYDSFTYNLYALFRLNGAEVELIKNNETINADKYEGIIISPGPSHPANSGTSLHYLKEYAGKKPIFGVCLGMQAIGYHLGYEVGRAKSVMHGKIDRVKAEKGVIFEGIDEFDAVRYHSLAVKGADHLVTARAKSDGEVMALEDKGKMLFGVQFHPESVRSEEGARMVTNFINFARGIK, encoded by the coding sequence ATGTTTTTGCTCGTTGATAACTACGATTCATTCACATACAACCTTTACGCTCTTTTCAGGCTGAACGGCGCGGAGGTTGAACTCATAAAGAATAATGAAACTATAAATGCAGATAAATACGAAGGGATTATCATCTCCCCCGGACCTTCCCACCCTGCGAACTCCGGCACAAGCCTGCACTACCTTAAAGAATACGCGGGAAAAAAGCCGATCTTCGGCGTTTGCCTCGGCATGCAGGCTATAGGCTACCACCTCGGTTATGAGGTTGGCAGGGCGAAGTCCGTTATGCACGGCAAGATTGACAGGGTAAAGGCGGAAAAAGGCGTTATTTTTGAAGGGATTGACGAGTTTGACGCAGTGCGCTATCACTCTCTCGCTGTTAAGGGCGCTGATCATCTGGTCACAGCCAGAGCGAAAAGCGACGGTGAGGTTATGGCTTTGGAGGATAAGGGCAAAATGCTCTTCGGCGTTCAGTTCCATCCTGAGTCCGTGCGCAGTGAAGAGGGCGCGAGAATGGTAACTAATTTCATAAATTTCGCAAGGGGGATAAAATGA
- the trpD gene encoding anthranilate phosphoribosyltransferase, translating into MTLVQKTAMGHELSFEEASELFDAIMAGELTEAEIAAVLVAMRLRGETPDEIAGAANAMNKKKIRLDKGDRIVIDTCGTGGDGKSTINVSTAVSLVLAAAGVNIVKHGNVAQSGKVGSADILRHLGVPIEFDEGKDSEYFEKHGYVFLFAPKFHPAMKYAGPVRRAIKVPTVFNFLGPLSNPCDPDYQLIGISNIDKLEKLAKAMERLGRTGVILYSSEDGYDEVSSNAPTLCYRITAEGVDKFSVNPADFFALFEMPVVTDSDDAKVKFLKAISGEDEQLTNLIALNTALAFYVSGICADMKDGFEKAKSVIKSGKVVEKLESLRG; encoded by the coding sequence ATGACGCTGGTACAGAAAACCGCTATGGGGCATGAACTCAGCTTTGAAGAGGCAAGTGAGCTTTTTGACGCCATAATGGCGGGGGAACTCACTGAGGCGGAGATAGCCGCTGTTCTGGTGGCTATGCGCCTTAGAGGGGAAACGCCGGATGAGATCGCCGGCGCTGCAAATGCCATGAACAAGAAGAAGATACGTCTCGACAAGGGCGACAGGATAGTCATAGACACCTGCGGAACGGGCGGCGACGGCAAATCGACAATCAATGTTTCCACAGCCGTTTCCCTTGTGCTGGCTGCGGCGGGCGTGAATATAGTGAAGCACGGAAACGTGGCACAGAGCGGCAAGGTGGGCTCCGCTGACATTCTCCGTCATCTCGGCGTTCCCATAGAGTTTGATGAGGGAAAGGACAGTGAGTATTTTGAGAAGCACGGCTATGTCTTTCTCTTCGCTCCGAAGTTCCACCCCGCAATGAAGTACGCCGGACCCGTGAGAAGGGCGATCAAGGTTCCCACGGTGTTCAATTTTCTCGGACCGCTCTCAAACCCCTGTGATCCGGACTATCAGCTCATAGGTATCAGCAACATAGATAAACTGGAAAAGCTCGCCAAGGCTATGGAAAGGCTCGGACGCACAGGGGTAATACTCTACAGCTCCGAAGACGGTTACGATGAGGTGTCAAGCAATGCGCCTACGCTCTGCTACAGGATCACCGCTGAAGGCGTGGATAAATTCAGCGTTAATCCGGCTGACTTCTTTGCTCTGTTTGAGATGCCTGTGGTAACTGACAGCGACGACGCAAAAGTAAAATTCCTCAAAGCCATATCAGGAGAGGATGAACAGCTTACGAATCTCATAGCGCTGAACACCGCTCTGGCTTTTTATGTGAGCGGAATCTGCGCTGATATGAAAGATGGTTTTGAAAAGGCAAAATCCGTGATAAAAAGCGGAAAAGTGGTTGAGAAACTCGAAAGCCTCAGAGGATAA
- the trpA gene encoding tryptophan synthase subunit alpha yields the protein MRGIYIVGNYPDKDSFTKCFDAVISAGYEFVEIGVPFSEPVADGPVIASAVQEALSSGVKAGDVLAGLKTLKKGDAKLYVMTYANIIYSYGIKQFSDDFKDVLSGLIIPDVPNMLHSYFYDQGFEIPVIPFVTPESREEDIKKAAGLKGDFIYFIGIRGITGGSVDLSSPEISDRVKQIKTFTDKKIVMGFGIKDKTDADKALKVADGFVVGTAAVKLQKNTAEYTSFVNSLV from the coding sequence ATGAGAGGGATATACATAGTCGGTAATTATCCTGACAAAGACAGTTTTACCAAATGTTTTGACGCCGTCATAAGCGCCGGATATGAGTTTGTGGAAATAGGCGTTCCATTCAGCGAACCCGTGGCGGACGGTCCTGTTATAGCTTCCGCGGTGCAGGAGGCTTTAAGCTCCGGTGTGAAGGCAGGGGATGTTCTGGCGGGGCTTAAGACTCTTAAGAAGGGGGATGCGAAATTATATGTAATGACATACGCCAACATCATATACAGCTACGGAATAAAGCAATTCTCGGACGATTTTAAGGATGTGCTGTCAGGACTCATTATCCCCGATGTGCCGAATATGCTTCACAGCTATTTCTATGATCAGGGCTTTGAAATTCCGGTAATTCCCTTTGTCACTCCCGAATCAAGGGAGGAGGACATCAAAAAAGCAGCCGGACTTAAGGGGGATTTCATCTATTTCATAGGGATTAGGGGCATAACGGGCGGCAGCGTGGATCTCTCCTCTCCTGAAATCTCCGACAGGGTTAAACAGATAAAGACCTTTACAGATAAAAAGATAGTCATGGGCTTCGGCATAAAGGATAAAACCGATGCCGACAAGGCGCTCAAAGTTGCGGACGGCTTCGTGGTAGGTACTGCGGCGGTCAAGCTCCAGAAGAATACTGCGGAATACACTTCTTTCGTTAATTCACTTGTCTGA
- the trpB gene encoding tryptophan synthase subunit beta produces the protein MKGFFGDFGGMFVPETLVPALEQLEREFNILKDDPVFTADLQRYSTTYIGRPSPVYYASRLSEKYGTEIYLKREDLNHTGSHKINNTIGQALLTRYMGKKRIIAETGAGQHGVATATVAALFGLDCTVYMGAVDAARQKPNVDRMKLLGAKLELVHDGSKTLKDATNAAMRDWVKNVEDTHYIIGSVIGPHPFPEMVAHFQSVIGREARASFEEMGFLPDAVVACVGGGSNAIGIFKGFLDAPCELYGIEAGGLSDNEGDHAMAIGKGRAGILHGCITYLVQTADGQVADVHSVAAGLDYPGIGPEHSYLHSTGRVIYDKVRDEDAVSAFRELARREGIVPAVESSHAIAYVLKNPDKFNGRRVLINLSGRGDKDSERDI, from the coding sequence ATGAAAGGATTTTTCGGTGATTTCGGCGGCATGTTCGTTCCCGAAACCCTTGTTCCTGCGCTGGAACAGCTTGAGAGAGAATTTAACATCCTGAAGGACGACCCCGTATTCACGGCGGATCTTCAGAGATACAGCACAACCTACATCGGCAGACCCTCTCCGGTTTACTACGCCTCAAGGCTGTCCGAGAAATACGGAACGGAGATTTATCTTAAAAGGGAAGACCTTAACCACACGGGCTCCCACAAGATAAATAATACAATCGGTCAGGCGCTCCTTACCCGCTACATGGGTAAGAAAAGGATAATCGCCGAAACCGGCGCGGGACAGCACGGCGTGGCGACCGCAACTGTCGCCGCTCTCTTCGGGCTGGACTGCACAGTCTACATGGGCGCTGTGGACGCGGCGAGGCAGAAGCCGAACGTGGACAGAATGAAACTCTTGGGCGCGAAGCTTGAGCTTGTGCATGACGGCTCAAAAACGCTGAAAGATGCCACAAACGCAGCAATGCGAGACTGGGTCAAGAATGTTGAGGATACGCACTACATAATAGGCTCTGTTATAGGACCTCACCCGTTTCCTGAGATGGTGGCGCACTTCCAGAGCGTAATCGGCAGAGAGGCAAGGGCAAGCTTCGAGGAGATGGGCTTTCTTCCCGATGCGGTTGTCGCCTGTGTCGGCGGGGGCAGTAACGCCATAGGTATATTCAAGGGCTTTCTTGACGCTCCCTGCGAGTTATACGGCATAGAGGCGGGCGGTCTCTCGGATAACGAAGGGGATCACGCCATGGCAATTGGAAAGGGTAGGGCGGGCATTCTCCACGGCTGCATAACCTACCTTGTGCAGACGGCGGACGGTCAGGTGGCTGATGTGCACTCCGTCGCCGCAGGGCTGGATTACCCGGGCATAGGACCCGAGCACTCGTATCTGCACAGCACAGGCAGGGTTATCTACGACAAGGTAAGGGATGAGGACGCTGTCTCAGCCTTCCGTGAGCTTGCCCGCAGGGAAGGGATAGTTCCCGCTGTGGAATCAAGCCATGCCATAGCGTACGTGCTGAAAAATCCGGATAAGTTCAATGGCAGAAGAGTGCTGATAAATCTCTCCGGCAGGGGAGACAAGGATTCAGAGAGGGATATATGA
- a CDS encoding indole-3-glycerol phosphate synthase TrpC produces MLDEIIANKRKEVETLRTFHGRRNKPVLNFRESLRTKPIIAEVKKASPSLGDINTAADPVIQAKTYERLGAGAVSVLCDEKYFKGSISDLAAVAAEVKIPVLCKDFIIDEKQITNAYSAGADCVLLMASVLNKEEMLYLAKKARILGLEILFEVHTLEEIEAVLACEPKLLGVNNRNLKTLEINMGYGAHMLDILNGDYMKVAESGMKKPMDVAMMRGAGADAFLIGSGLMASDRLEELFAEMMAAACL; encoded by the coding sequence ATGCTGGATGAAATAATTGCCAATAAACGCAAAGAGGTGGAAACCCTGAGAACTTTTCACGGCAGGCGGAATAAGCCTGTTCTGAATTTCAGGGAATCGCTCAGGACAAAGCCCATCATCGCGGAGGTGAAGAAGGCTTCCCCTTCCCTCGGCGATATAAATACTGCGGCAGACCCCGTTATTCAGGCGAAAACCTACGAACGCCTCGGCGCGGGAGCGGTGAGCGTTCTGTGCGATGAAAAATACTTCAAAGGGAGCATCAGCGATCTGGCGGCGGTTGCGGCGGAGGTCAAGATCCCCGTTCTCTGCAAGGACTTCATCATCGATGAGAAACAGATAACCAACGCCTACTCCGCAGGTGCGGACTGCGTTCTGCTCATGGCATCGGTGCTGAATAAGGAGGAGATGCTTTATCTTGCTAAAAAGGCACGGATTCTTGGGCTTGAGATACTATTTGAAGTGCACACGCTGGAAGAGATAGAAGCGGTGCTGGCATGCGAACCGAAGCTTCTGGGAGTGAACAACCGCAACCTGAAAACGCTGGAAATAAACATGGGTTACGGTGCGCACATGCTGGATATTCTGAACGGAGACTACATGAAGGTGGCGGAAAGCGGAATGAAAAAGCCGATGGATGTCGCCATGATGCGTGGAGCGGGGGCGGACGCGTTTCTCATCGGCTCCGGGCTTATGGCTTCCGACAGGCTGGAGGAGCTTTTCGCTGAGATGATGGCGGCGGCATGTTTGTAA